gttcTAATCATGACCTTATCATCTTTTTTCCCCCTTATACATAGTGTATTtaggactacactatccaatgtaTACTCATTAAGTGATTCaggtagatttagctgctattgttAGCAGATCAAGAGACCATAACATGGTGCCTTCATATACAGTATATTGTTTATGCAAGGCAAAAGGATTTTGTTTTAATACAGTTGAGACTGTATGAGCACATGGTCAGCAGCACTATCTCAAATATAGGTGCAGTACTCTAATATGGTGCACATTTGCATTTTGTATACAATCAGCTACTGTACATATCTGAAGAGGAAACTCAGTCTCAGTGATGCAATTTTAGGTGATGATTGTAAATATGATGCTCTTGTTTAGATCTGGGCCAACTCTGAGTGAGCAGATGTACAGCCAAAAGCATTTGAGCCATAGCCATATAGTACTTTTAGGGAATATACAACtatgggactacattatctaatatcttttcttatttaagatgcaaggtgtgatttaaggaagatttaacTACTGTTTCAAACAGataaagcacacaaacacacacacacacacccacacacagaggtTCCTTCAATGATGTTAAGGATGAAGATAAGCAAtggaaacaaaatcaaagaaCTTACAGTGTGTGGCATAATAGTTAAAGACTGATCCCAGCCATAGTCTATAACACCCATTTCATTCAACGGCAGTAATATTCGATAAATACAAGACCTTAGATTCGAGAGTAATGTTTCAATCCCAGGccaataattatataaatcttCAAAAAGAACCTTCTGCCAATATAGTCCATGATGTGCACCTAACATTTTAGGATGAAGAGTTTTTGTCTTGAGTCTTTCAATCACTAATTCAGTTAAAGAccctttgttgttgtcatcgtaaTCTTGAACCAGTTCCAGTTTATAGAAACTTCTGGACAGCTGCACTGCAAGGGCAAACTCACTGTTATTTctctaaagaaacaaataaaaaaatactttctattgtatttatgtctgtttaattagttacacacacacacacacaaatttatatgtatgtgtgtgtgtatatatatatatatatatatatatatatatatatatatatatatacaaacacatatattaaccttagaattgtttataaatgaataacaacattTACTGATGAAAACAATACAATTTTTTGTGAAATCTGTCTGTCCATAACATAACTTCCAGTTTGGTTTACTGCACcccactctctcttactctctccctgcCATGATTAGTactgtattattttatcaacccctgcaggatggaaagcaaagttcaaCAAGGCAGGATTTAAACTTTAAAACGTAAACagtcaaaacaaatactgcaaagaattcTCTGAAGCTCAAAAGATTTGCCAATCCACCAACGAGCTATAATCCATAGTAAAAACATATAGTAACATACCATATCTTATTGGGTCATGTAAGCACCACCAAAGCCTTTCATCAATATAAGTGCAGACAcgagtgtgtggttaagaagtttgcttcccaaccacatggtaccaagTTATAAACACATggtaaatgtgcatgcatgcatgtatatatgtatatatgtgtgtatgtgtgtatgtatgcatgtatatatgtgtaggtgtgtacgtTTGTTTCTCCTTTTCATCGTATCATGTGATTACAAtaaaatgtcattcatttccaatattctgcaaaaacatatcttgccatggggaaatattaccttgcttgaaaacaggtaaattttggtgacaagaagggcatctggccatagaaaatctgccttaataacCTCTATCAAACGTTACAGTAatcataatgatgacaatgatgaataggTCCATTTAATGTTGGTatgaaaaactaaatataaaattatagaataaattgactgagttcctttcaagcattgggccacACGAAGgcgaagtggctgagttcctttcgaatgttggctttcatggaggcaatgaccaattTTGGCATTATATTGTGCTtgggaagaagacccatcaagtcgatcaaaatcgcagtcatggcagataccagtgtcatgcaaattggcatccatgccagtgtaatgtaaaagcacccattacactctcaaagtggatagcattaggaagggcatccagccatagtaaaccatgccaaatcagactggagtctggtgcagccttccagcgtgccagtcCAGCCAacctatccaatccatgccattatggacaacggacattaaataacgatgatgatgatgaaattaacataatgtaaaatattcaatGTATTTACCATCTCATTATCTAAGAGGGGGTGATTTTCAATCCTTTTATATGACTTCACCCAAGCAACAATATTTTCAAGttgattttttctctctctgatatCCAGTTTATACAATAACGTTTGGTTGTTCCTCATATAATGTGATGTTAGATCATTGCCGCATACAATAGCCAGCTCAATCAATTCATCTGAAGACAACTGGAATAAAAAGAGcaatcaattaatttaaaaaataaatactcagCAACTTTATTGAAGctttttcagttttttcttttcattttgtttgttttactttatcaAATTCGAGACATGCAGCTAGAGATCCATAATGAACCTGTAGTGGCGCCTAATATCAATTGCTATTTCTGGagagtttatccacgcatgcgcagggactagttccggaaggaatacaggaagagtctcatgcgcatgcgtagtcatccaTATCCAAGTGTTCCCGTGCATTTTCACTCTCTTTGCTCGCTGAACTTCGTGGAAGCTAGACGTCACAGTAGCAGCTCTCCGACAACTCAACACTGGAGCTACATAGATaaccagagaggagaaaaatgacttctaaccacgcaacttcattgacggcgtctcatcTAATCAAAGGGCGAcatgctaccgaattccctcctagtgtgagcagaattctactgtaataaaaatattgttgtgttgttagTTTAGAGTCTGCGTTCCGTTTTCTTCcttaagaaatttaatgtacggaatcggaatacacctaatggtgtataaccacttccctacaaacCAATTGCAAAAATGTTATGTTTAGTACTGAGTGCACTATGTTGCTTTTTTTCATGGCTTAATCAAGTGAGAAAGAACATCCAAGACCGGTGAGAGAAAGGGGTGATGTTGTCCATAGGCAAGAGACATAGCCTGAATATTTCCAATAAAATGGACTTCACTAAAGGTCCCCAAAGATAGCTAGGTGGTGGTATTAAACTGGGTGATAGGTTAAGTTTACTACTCAAGAACAAGAATGGTCATTATAATgaccttccacacagtttctgttgtCCAAAtttcaaagctttggtcaaccaaaATCTATGGTAGGAGATATATCAccaaaatgtcatgcagtgggtTCAAACCAAAGACCATGTAGtcacaaagtaaacttcttaaccacatagtcatgctTGCATTCTGATCTGCTGCatatggaaatgaaagaaagatactGAAAATAGCAAGGAAAAGATGCCAGTGTTGTAATGTAATGGTCAACAAATTTTACCCTGTCATCATTATAATCTCCTTGGCAAAGACACTTGACTATCATCTGCCTTGTCCACCGACTATAAATATGTTCTATGTCAAAATACAGTTCATAAACAAAATTAGTAAAGACATCATATAACCATTGAATGTTTTTTCAGCTTGCAGTGATAATCTCAAAAACTTCTCTTGAGCCAACAGGAGAACCTCTGAGTGATTATTtagcctgccagaaatagcaggtTATACatcctaaagaaaagaaaataatgtagtttctgatatacaaaaagatgagatggtcacaagTGGAACACCTTTAATCATAGAAAAAGATGTAACATGACGATGACAACAGCagtatcataattatcattattgtgtcTAATGAtatcaccatcataattatcattgtgGTGTctaatttttttccatgtttgtaaGGGTTGCATACTATGTCACTATTGGTTTTGGTCCTTCGtcatttttttcattacattCAACTTCCTGGGTTCAATTTACATcactttatcccatgtcttccttggtcttttTCTTCTATGCATTCCTTCATCTTGGAttatttggcacttcttcactcAAATGTCATCTTCTATATACATCATATGTGCATACCAGCTCAGCTGACTCTCTTGTACACTATATCTGAATCTTGGCATACCTAATTTTTCTGTCAGCCTATTTCTGCTCTATCATTTTTGAAAACTAATATTACATGTCCATCAAAGTATACACATCTCATTCCTTGGTACATCCTTCTCATTCATTGTCTATGTCTTGCAACAACGTAGCATAGCATTTCATAAATATGTCCCATATAAGCTGTCCTTCACTCAGAGACACAATCCTTTTGAAGAAGATCTAAGCAAAAGTAACATCTTTCATTCCAGTCATACTCTAGTTGCCATACTTCACTACTAATTACCAACTGGGTACCtaaagctattaactacttctgaGGTACTCTGAGCATTTGAAAGTATTTAATGGGTGATGCTTTTGATCCTACTCTTCTTGTGAGCTCGTGGTTTACAACTGACTATACAAAATTTCTACCTGTTCCTGTATTTCATAATGTGCTTCTCTTCATAATTAAAACTGCACAGTAACTTACCCCAAACTGCATACCACTACTCTTGATAAATATTCTTACTGTTTGGCTCAGAGAAGCCAGGTCTTTTTCACATCTCATGTACAGTTTGAGATCATTGATTTAGAGCAAATGAGTTATTTTCACCCTGGTTTAGGAAAACTCTTAAACAGAACTGGATTTTCTCAGTATGTTTGTCAGAGGGATTAATACAATGATGAAAAGTAATGGCGGGAACAAGTCACCCTGAAATATTGTCCTGCATATTTTCACATTTCATACAATATATTTCCACATTTCAATTCTACTTCCCATGATATTATTAAAAAACTGTTAATGTTCTCTTTGCTCTCATTCTTTTCATGTCAAAAGCCATTATCTTATACTTTCTTATAATTTATCCAACTAACAGCCAAGTTCTGCATTATCATCCATACCTCACTTAGTATCATGCTATTAATATACAACAGATCAGTAGTTCCCTTTGAGTTCTTTCAGCATCTCTTTTGCTCCTCTGGTAATAGATTCTCTCCAGAAAACTAGACACTTCATCAGATACAGGGCCAGTTAATAATTTCCAGAGTAATGGTAAGCATGTAATAGGCCTATAATTTTTGACTTACCCTTCCATTTCTTTGTTCTTCTGTATTTGCACTGTCTTCCCTTTTGTCATTCATGTTAGAGCTCCATTTTCTACAGTCAGTAAGAAACAGTTTTATAAAGCTGAGTGTGCTGATGAGATGTTTTTTAAACCAGAATTCCTGACACCATCTGGGCCAAGGGCTTTCCAATTTAGTAGTTTTTACGcatctttttcactttctcatctgtaatatttatattcttttgtttttacctaTTTTCCATTTCACTCTCAAATTTCTGTAACTAATTTGCTTCCCTGTTATGTTGAACCTCTTTACCCTAAATATCTGACCAAAAGTCCCTTGCTGCTTCAGTATTTGGCATCTGATGTTCATTcacattgttattttcataatttctgaaGGACCTATTTAGTTGATGACTCTTGTAGTTTTGCCTCTCCTTCAAGATCCCATTCTTCAAGCTTTGCaacataaaattttctttaaagcaCTCACAAAAAAGAACTATAATTTCCCAAGGAAATCCTTCCCTCAATAGCCAGAAgtagacaataaaacaaaaagtttttttttagaaacattttaaaatttatttatacattacagacacatgcatgactatgtggtaggaagcttgcttcccaaccacatggttctgggttcagtgccactgcatggcaccttaggaaagtgttttctacaatagacttgggtcaaccaaagctttgtgagtggatttggtagatggcaacttCCTCACCAGGCAACAAGATAGGCTGATGCTCACACATGTGAagtctttcccaggtgaagagtACACTCCAACATAGGCtactagttagtgacttcagaattaggGCTAGAAAAACTCAGAGAAATAAACCATACTGGAAAAGAAgattatggaagctcaaagaccaagcaaaccaacaaaaatttagAGACATTCTATTGGAGGCCTCTGAtgatagagaggaggagaaagggacATATAGtttagaggacaactggaagttcctgTGGGACAATTTACTGGGTAGGGGGCactgaccaaatctgtggctggtgcaaagtccgaGCTAAACCAAGAGTGACATGATGGTAGAACAAGGAGATGGACAGCACTATAAAAGCAGAGACAGACCTGGAAAGACTGGGAAAATGGTGGAAGCAGAGCATTATATCAGGGAGCCAGAAGGGAGACTAGGCAACAGGTTTACATAGCAAAAGGAACAGCAGAAGGtaagaggtttgccaatgttctacaaTGTAAGGATCAGAGGTGTGAGGTGCTCAGGATTGTAAAGCAATGTATCAGAGAGAATAGTAATGTGAtgggtgagaaatgtgtgtgaatggataatggtatgcttgcatttagtgactcagagaagaaagatgttTGGAGATGCCAGgttattaaatgtggagaatgattgggagaaggagagtcattcaaatatcaaaccaattgagggaccagccagAGGTGATAGTAGTATAATAGATAAGGTAATTAAGGTTATGAAGGCTGGAAAAGCCCCTGGACCATCAGGTATCAGAGCTGAGATGATTGAAATATCCAGTGGTGTGGAATACAGCCTAGTCACTTGCATAGCTAACCAGGTTATTCAGGAAGACATCAACCCCAAAGACTGGTGTAGTAGTACTATAGTTAGCTGCTACAGGGGTAaaagtgatgccttagatagaaacaactataGAGGTATCAAACTGTTGGACCAGGTTATGAAAATTACAGAGAgggttatagctcaattgattaggaatagaattaaactagatgagatgcagtttgggtttttTCTTGGGAgaagtaccacagatgccatcttcctagtgagacagttgcaagaaaaatatttggctaaaagtaaaccattgtacttagCTTTTGTCGAACTGGAGAAAGCTTTCGACAGGGTTCCCCACTCTCTTATTTGGTAGTCTCAAAGGAAGCTAGGAGTAGAAGAGTGCCTTattagagctgtacaagccatgaaCCAtgatgctatcagtaaggtgaaagttggCGTTGGATACAATGGTGAATTTAACGTACAAGTTGGAGTTCACCGGGGATCAGTTGTTAGTCCACTCTTATTCATCCTAGtttctccaggccataacagtaGAATTCAATACTGGATGTCCatgggaactgctatatgctgatgacctaacTCTTATTGCTGAATCTGAAGCAGATTggagaagaagttccaggtatggaagcaaaacctggaatcaaagggccttaaagttaacctagcaaaaactaaagctgttgttagcaagaaagcagaTAAGACTCTCTTTCCATCAGATAAACAACTCTGCTCAATTAGTAGGAAAGGAGTGGAaagtaattccatttgctgcacccagtgtaagctatgggcgCATAAGAGATGTAGTGGAATCCCAGGTAGTTTAACAGATTAAGGTTGCTttcgtgtgtggcagatgtgcaggaacaataagcactaagagtaCATGAGACTTAAACTCTCTCCAATGTCCAGGAGGCTCTCTTCAGGGAGCAGATAGTTTCTGctacttaggtgaccaaattagtaacgATGGTGGatactctgaaagtattgtttctagaaaaagaataggatggaggaaattcagagagctactagctctgttggtaacaaaaagtctctctctcagagtgaaaagtatattgtatgatgcttgtttatgaatggctatactccatggcAGTGAGACaggggctctgaatgcagaggacatgcatagactggagagaaatcaaggtagtatgctctgttggatttgcaacatcagtgtacATGGCCAACAAAGCACAACTGTTTTGAGAAGAAAGTTAGGCATAAGTGGAATTAAATGTGGCTTGCAGGAGAGGAGACCCATGTGATATTTGTAAAAGAGTATCACTGACATACAgtcaatgtcattcatttccaatattttatgaaattaagtCTGGTcacggggaaatattatcttgctggAAACAAGCGAGGGTTGGCAAttagaagggcatctggccaatGATAAATCTGCCTCATTAAACTCCATCCGATCCAGGTTACCATgaatgaggatggtgatgatgaaacaatgatgataatcacTAGCATCCAACAACATAGTCATTGGATTTGTAGAACTCCAATGAGTAAGTTGTTGAAAAGTGGCTAAAGACAAAGCCTAAACATAATAAATGTCTCTGCTTGCTAAGGAGATAAGTAGCTGGAATAGTGATCTGAAAGTTGACAAAATTTTACAGCTGGCAAAATTTTACAATTCTACATGACCTCTGAAGGAAGATTTTTCTATGAAATCTTGGCAAATATCCAAAATAAAATGCAACAAACTTTTATGCtcaaaattttgaatatatagatTTTAGAAATCAAGTTAGATGGATCAAATTTTAGAATCATTTATTGAGtaaaataagttttacattttaAACATGTAGCCAAAACATacctgaatgttttttttaaattcttcctaTAAGTGGCTATATGTCTCACATATACAACTAGTTTTGGCCAGTTATCAGTAAATTTAAAGAGAACCAAACAGATGAGAAAtcatttgtttaaataataattttgaataaagatGGAAAAATACAACTTACGCCAAACATATGACTGACTCTTTCGGTACTTATCAGTCCAATTTGAAGATGTAAAGGTTTTTTTGGAACCTCTCCACAATATTCTAGCTCCATATCATTGTGAATATCAAACAATTTTGGTGGAATACAACAACAGTCTTTAAAAAGGCAGAAATCAGAATCATAACTGAAAATCGCAAATGCTTTGCTATCCAACAGTTGCTTGGCCATCATGTCATCAGCTTCACCTGAGCAATTCACTACTTTACAACCACATTCTGTCAGAGCAGAAGTGAAAATCATATCACGAAGAACAGGCCTTACAATGTCATCACATAACAAGTCTTCAATGcttatttcattgtaaaatacAGATAACATATTTTTAATCTTCCTCATATCCTTTTGAGAACGAGATAACCATGTGTTTAATCTCCTCTTAGTGGTTTCCTTGCATGAACCTCTTGCACCATCAATTAAAAATGTTAGATGGATATCCACAGACTGTAAATTCTTTATCAGAGCAGTTACATAGAGGGATAAAGAGGAATATTCCCCACCATAAAGTAatagatatttgtttttatttatgtttaaaagaTTTGTCATAAACTTATCATAAACCCAATTTGCAAAACAGTAATAATCAACCAGTATTTCAATTCCTTTTTGCTCACGAGCAACTTCAACAAGGTCAACAAAAGTGCAGCACTGTTTTTGGTTCTTGAGACAGTAGGAGAATAACCCTTGAACACCCATCTTTTTTCCTTAGAAAGATTCACCTGCAAAAGCAAATAGAAgttcattaattaaatattacaaatattttgacaAGGCACAAAAGTCcaatatttttcagaaataagatattctttcctactctaggcacaaagcccaaaattttgggggaggggacagtcaataagatcgaccccagtatgcaactggtacttaatttatcgaccctgaaaggatgaaaggcaaagtcaaccacagcagaatttgaactcagaacataaagacagacgaaatgctactaagcatttcgcccgccatgctaacgtt
This DNA window, taken from Octopus bimaculoides isolate UCB-OBI-ISO-001 chromosome 9, ASM119413v2, whole genome shotgun sequence, encodes the following:
- the LOC106877133 gene encoding uncharacterized protein LOC106877133; its protein translation is MGVQGLFSYCLKNQKQCCTFVDLVEVAREQKGIEILVDYYCFANWVYDKFMTNLLNINKNKYLLLYGGEYSSLSLYVTALIKNLQSVDIHLTFLIDGARGSCKETTKRRLNTWLSRSQKDMRKIKNMLSVFYNEISIEDLLCDDIVRPVLRDMIFTSALTECGCKVVNCSGEADDMMAKQLLDSKAFAIFSYDSDFCLFKDCCCIPPKLFDIHNDMELEYCGEVPKKPLHLQIGLISTERVSHMFGLSSDELIELAIVCGNDLTSHYMRNNQTLLYKLDIRERKNQLENIVAWVKSYKRIENHPLLDNEMRNNSEFALAVQLSRSFYKLELVQDYDDNNKGSLTELVIERLKTKTLHPKMLGAHHGLYWQKVLFEDLYNYWPGIETLLSNLRSCIYRILLPLNEMGVIDYGWDQSLTIMPHTVSVAKWKWLPQFEEIKKENISHNLKIFHKIITQQEPGWKTQDWPRNYFIRYGRHNGFIFYCLRYFLLLNWQHNLFITEREFLTLICLLFTHKEEKQYQRYPLTPTSRCITINNWMQDIFHHAYGYLGTLLFLTEEFPRPATLFSGSTWVVYYWCFCSENSPAQLNSEQRKLFEETRHKLNDIIYEKRHMIKCLVDGVFPFDD